The following are encoded together in the Glycine soja cultivar W05 chromosome 5, ASM419377v2, whole genome shotgun sequence genome:
- the LOC114412428 gene encoding cyclin-D3-2-like, with amino-acid sequence MKKRFFFLLRRRKMALGDDAQHHSHSPSFLDSLLCEERETFEEDFDANGDECETENNDPSVIKSQPLPLVLYDNDLFWEDDELVSLIAKEGETHLRSFSDGALEGPRVEAVNWVSKVSGHYGFSALTTVLAVNYFDRFITSLKFQRDKPWMTQLAAVACLSLAAKTEETHVPLLLDLQVEESRFVFEAKTIQRMELLVLSTLKWRMLPVTPISFFEHIVRRLGLKSRLHWEFLWRCERVLLNIIADSRVMSYLPSTLAAATMIHVIKEIESFNATEYIDQLLGLLKISEEQVNKCYRIIQKLLGCHEGIYGLPQKCKRLSELGSPSAVTDASFSCDSSNDSWAVSSSVSLSLEPQLKRRRSQDQQMRLPSVSRVSIDVLNSPH; translated from the exons ATGAagaaacgttttttttttcttctccgaAGAAGAAAAATGGCTCTCGGCGACGATGCGCAGCACCACTCTCACTCTCCCTCGTTCCTCGATTCCCTTCTCTGCGAAGAGCGAGAAACGTTCGAGGAAGACTTTGACGCGAACGGTGACGAGTGCGAGACCGAAAACAACGACCCCTCTGTGATAAAGTCGCAACCTTTGCCCTTGGTTTTGTACGACAATGACCTGTTCTGGGAAGACGACGAGCTCGTGTCGTTAATCGCGAAAGAGGGAGAGACCCATTTGCGTTCTTTTTCTGATGGGGCCCTGGAAGGGCCTCGTGTTGAAGCTGTGAACTGGGTTTCGAAAGTTTCTGGGCACTATGGGTTCTCTgctttgaccactgttcttGCTGTTAACTACTTCGATAGGTTCATCACAAGTTTGAAGTTTCAGAGGGACAAGCCGTGGATGACACAGCTCGCTGCTGTTGCTTGTTTGTCCCTTGCTGCGAAAACAGAAGAGACCCATGTGCCACTCCTCTTGGACCTTCAA GTGGAGGAGTCAAGGTTTGTGTTTGAGGCAAAGACTATTCAGAGAATGGAGCTGCTGGTGCTGTCAACTCTTAAGTGGAGGATGCTTCCGGTGACCCCAATTTCCTTCTTTGAACACATTGTGAGAAGGCTTGGTTTGAAAAGTCGCTTGCATTGGGAGTTTCTGTGGCGTTGTGAGCGGGTTCTTCTCAATATCATTGCGG ATTCAAGGGTTATGAGTTATCTTCCTTCTACATTGGCTGCTGCGACAATGATCCATGTTATTAAAGAAATTGAATCATTTAATGCGACTGAGTACATTGATCAGCTTCTGGGTTTACTAAAGATTAGCGAG GAACAAGTGAACAAGTGCTACAGAATCATACAGAAACTATTAGGTTGCCATGAAGGCATTTACGGCCTTCCCCAGAAATGCAAGCGACTATCTGAATTGGGTAGCCCGAGTGCTGTTACTGATGCATCTTTCAGTTGTGATAGCTCAAATGATTCATGGGCCGTGTCATCATCAGTCTCACTTTCACTGGAGCCGCAGTTGAAGAGGAGAAGATCTCAGGACCAGCAAATGCGATTGCCTTCTGTTAGTCGTGTGTCAATTGATGTTCTTAATAGCCCTCATTAA